From one Rhodoferax sp. PAMC 29310 genomic stretch:
- a CDS encoding NifU family protein — MPKIADIEDTPNPNAKKFVLREPLTWGISHSYETTEQAQGDTLASALFAIAHVTNVFYVDRWLTVTQDGQTDWDKLMRDIAVPVRAAPAAAEQSAAAVFSARTSVADLSAEDQQRLDDIELVLDREIRPYLQSDGGDLHVLSLAGNQLVVHYQGACGTCPSAISGTLQGIQSRLRTLEPDLEVIAA, encoded by the coding sequence ATGCCAAAAATCGCCGACATTGAAGACACACCCAACCCGAATGCCAAGAAATTCGTCTTGCGCGAGCCGCTCACCTGGGGTATTTCGCATTCGTACGAAACCACCGAGCAGGCACAGGGCGACACACTGGCGAGCGCGCTGTTTGCCATTGCGCATGTGACCAACGTTTTCTACGTGGACCGCTGGCTCACCGTTACACAAGACGGCCAGACCGACTGGGACAAGCTGATGCGCGACATTGCCGTGCCCGTGCGCGCAGCGCCCGCTGCGGCCGAGCAGTCCGCCGCAGCGGTTTTTTCGGCACGCACCAGCGTGGCCGATTTGAGTGCTGAAGACCAACAGCGGCTCGATGACATCGAACTGGTGCTCGATCGAGAGATCCGCCCTTACCTGCAAAGCGACGGCGGGGACCTGCATGTGCTGAGTCTGGCCGGCAACCAGCTCGTCGTGCACTACCAGGGCGCGTGCGGCACTTGCCCGAGCGCAATTTCCGGCACCTTGCAGGGCATACAGAGTCGCTTGCGAACGCTGGAGCCCGACCTTGAAGTGATCGCAGCCTGA
- the sufU gene encoding Fe-S cluster assembly sulfur transfer protein SufU, which yields MSADPKALYQEVILDHNRKPRNYGELEQPTHHAEGVNPLCGDHIHVTLALNGDTIERIAFHGESCAICKASASMMTAAVKGKSAGDAKTLIHEFVDMATGRIDAKDGPHIGRLAVFSGISALPMRVKCAILPWHTLQAAINAEPNTSTEAEADPMHTPLGDA from the coding sequence ATGAGCGCAGATCCCAAAGCCCTGTACCAGGAAGTGATCCTGGACCACAACCGCAAGCCGCGCAATTACGGCGAGCTAGAGCAGCCCACCCACCACGCCGAAGGGGTGAATCCGCTGTGTGGCGACCACATTCACGTGACACTGGCGCTCAACGGCGACACCATCGAACGCATCGCTTTTCACGGCGAGTCGTGCGCCATCTGCAAGGCATCGGCCTCCATGATGACGGCAGCGGTCAAAGGCAAGAGCGCTGGAGATGCCAAAACGCTGATCCATGAGTTTGTGGACATGGCCACTGGCCGCATCGACGCGAAAGACGGTCCGCATATTGGCCGCCTGGCGGTCTTTTCAGGCATTAGCGCTCTGCCGATGCGGGTGAAGTGCGCCATTTTGCCGTGGCACACGCTGCAAGCGGCGATCAACGCCGAGCCCAACACCTCCACCGAGGCCGAGGCTGACCCGATGCACACGCCGCTGGGCGACGCTTGA
- the serA gene encoding phosphoglycerate dehydrogenase: protein MIQQSINSSAAKNQLQAVLFEGIHPSAVEALQQAGYTRIVTYAKALSGSELRDAMAEAHFVGVRSRTQLTSEVLQHATHLVAVGCFCIGTNQVDLREAMRLGIPVFNAPFSNTRSVAELVLAQIIMLMRGIPEKNAILHRGGWVKSAADSYEVRGKTLGIIGYGHIGTQIGVLAEQLGMRVVFSDIEAKLPLGNAQPMSSLEALLNTADVVSLHVPETPETTLMIGAAQLAAMKPGSHLINASRGSVVDIDALTAALESRHLHGAAIDVFPVEPQGNDSAFASPLSRFDNVILTPHIGGSTLEAQVNIGTEVAAKLIRYGSNGSTTSAVNFPEVALPGHAGRSRLLHIHHNVPGVLAQVNELLSAAGINIAAQYLSTNEGVGYVVIDVDSAASQSALDQLCGVSHTIRCRILY, encoded by the coding sequence ATGATCCAGCAATCCATCAATTCATCCGCCGCCAAAAACCAACTACAAGCCGTGTTGTTTGAGGGCATTCACCCCTCGGCAGTCGAAGCCTTGCAGCAGGCGGGCTACACGCGCATCGTGACGTATGCCAAAGCCCTTTCGGGCAGTGAACTGCGGGACGCGATGGCGGAGGCCCACTTTGTCGGCGTGCGCTCACGCACCCAACTCACCTCCGAAGTTCTTCAGCACGCCACGCACCTGGTGGCCGTCGGCTGCTTTTGCATCGGTACCAATCAGGTCGACCTGAGAGAGGCGATGCGACTGGGCATTCCGGTATTCAACGCGCCTTTTTCCAACACCCGCAGCGTCGCCGAGCTGGTGCTGGCGCAGATCATCATGCTGATGCGTGGCATTCCTGAAAAAAACGCGATCCTCCACCGTGGTGGCTGGGTCAAGAGCGCGGCCGATTCTTATGAGGTGCGTGGCAAGACCTTGGGCATCATTGGTTATGGCCACATCGGAACTCAAATTGGCGTGCTCGCCGAACAACTCGGCATGCGCGTGGTTTTTTCTGACATCGAGGCCAAATTACCCTTGGGCAATGCGCAGCCCATGAGCAGCCTGGAAGCCCTGCTGAACACGGCGGATGTCGTCAGTCTGCATGTGCCCGAGACACCGGAAACGACCCTCATGATTGGCGCGGCGCAACTGGCGGCCATGAAGCCGGGCAGCCACCTGATCAACGCGTCGCGCGGAAGCGTGGTCGATATCGACGCGCTGACCGCCGCGCTGGAGAGCAGACACCTGCATGGCGCGGCGATTGACGTGTTTCCGGTTGAGCCGCAAGGAAATGACTCGGCTTTTGCCTCACCTTTGAGCCGCTTTGACAACGTCATATTGACGCCGCACATTGGTGGCTCCACGCTGGAGGCGCAGGTCAATATTGGCACCGAAGTCGCCGCCAAGCTGATTCGTTACGGCAGCAATGGCTCCACCACCTCGGCCGTCAACTTTCCCGAAGTCGCGCTACCCGGGCACGCAGGGCGCAGCCGCTTGTTGCACATTCACCACAACGTGCCCGGCGTGTTGGCGCAGGTCAACGAGCTGCTGTCGGCGGCGGGCATCAACATCGCGGCGCAGTACCTGAGCACCAACGAGGGCGTTGGCTATGTGGTGATCGATGTGGACAGTGCTGCCAGTCAGTCGGCGCTCGATCAGCTTTGCGGCGTGTCGCACACGATTCGCTGCCGCATCTTGTATTGA
- a CDS encoding Rrf2 family transcriptional regulator, with protein MRLTTMSDYAMRLLMYVGQQPERLCTIAEVARAYDISEAHLTKITHQLALAGWLETVRGKGGGMRLAASPKDIGLGAVVRSIEPDFNLVECFASDTTCQLTSTCHLTGIINGALQSFMQYLDRYTLADLLAPDTEGHTKLQPLTFHKRPSAATA; from the coding sequence ATGCGCCTGACCACCATGAGCGACTACGCGATGCGTTTGCTGATGTACGTCGGGCAACAGCCAGAGCGCCTGTGCACCATCGCGGAGGTGGCCCGCGCTTATGACATATCGGAGGCGCACCTGACCAAGATCACGCACCAGCTGGCGCTGGCGGGCTGGCTGGAGACCGTGCGCGGCAAGGGCGGCGGCATGCGCCTGGCCGCCAGCCCGAAAGACATCGGGCTGGGTGCCGTGGTGCGAAGCATCGAGCCAGATTTCAACTTGGTTGAATGCTTCGCCAGCGACACCACCTGCCAGTTGACCAGCACCTGCCACCTGACCGGCATCATCAACGGCGCCTTGCAAAGCTTCATGCAATACCTTGACCGCTACACGCTGGCGGACCTGCTGGCGCCAGACACCGAAGGTCATACCAAGCTTCAGCCACTGACCTTTCACAAGCGACCCAGCGCAGCGACTGCCTGA